The Kozakia baliensis genome includes a region encoding these proteins:
- a CDS encoding glycoside hydrolase family 99-like domain-containing protein — MINTIHRIGHSGLFDTAFYLSRNPDLNGIGSGALSHYHQHGWREGRKPNAYFDPHWYLSTNRDVVGDPLYHYICHGEREGRRPISWFDPVWYVATYGIPHGQSPLAHYLANRHDPNVRPFPEFDAAFYLKTYPDVAQSGLDPLEHYMIQGFREVRRPFDGFDPVFYRERYLRHAPDVNPLIHYVQHRDYPGIHPSLPFGETTIPREVRRRTQPGPFYEDARPLPDTAIRRARVLAYYLPQFHANPANDRWWGTGFTEWTNIARGMPRFADHYQPRVPRDLGHYTLDDPAVLSRQAKMAREAGIEGFVFYFYWFNGSRLLDSPLEMLLSHPEINLPFCLMWANENWSRRWDGGDDDILIAQDYRAEDDDALIACFARHMADPRYIRVGDRPLLMVYRPGAIPDAESSILRWRALFKEKHQIDPIFVMGQAFGDSNPRQFGMDGAIEFPPHKLVADCPLINDRLHILDDDLTAQVYDYADIVKNALSMEPVDFPLIRTAAPSWDNDARRQGHGLVLHGSTPPLYEHWVAGLVDQARKNPFFGDPIICINAWNEWAEGAYLEPDQHYGSAYLNATGRAATGFERGIGDGRILLIGHDAFPSGAQTLLLAIGKQLRARHGTQILFVLLEGGAMLEDYRSFAQVEILPPGQKATRERLAVLYREGFTTALVNSAASSALAPDLHDVGIAFTLLQHELPSLLRQRGLLAPLKEARALARETIVPSVVLTPTLTSESTPIILPQGLYSPIAFSAQTRRQMRTRLGLNAHDRLVVGVGYADMRKGFDLFLQLWQRLQSPTAMRSHHAVPVTHFLWLGDIDPGLREGLQLDIDYAISCGTFHMPGRIKDIAPYLCAADVFALTSREDPYPSVALEALACGLPCCAFAGTGGIPELLTQINQDGVIEHGVSSLGDLSSMARLIAVAARKSLARPDAERRKVSRAMAGRFSFSDYVSALHGYLLPDLPRISIVVPSYNYGQYLASRLASIFSQQLPVFEIIVLDDASDDDSIAVAERTSAECRRDIRIIGARQRSGSVFRQWHKAVDLARGEWIWIAEADDLSESAQLSTLFDALRQASNAVMAFCDSRSIDEQGVTLANSYKPYCAESCGNLLNADGCYSGQEFIRRALSERNLILNVSSAVFARKPLQAALRRCAHELKAFSIAGDWRLYVELLDQPDAELVYVAEPLNIHRRHSQSATHRLDLQKHLAEIITVQDEIAKRFGNPCEMRDRQHAYRRTLIRQFGLAPQPVAVERELALTSP, encoded by the coding sequence ATGATAAACACGATTCATCGGATCGGACATTCCGGGCTTTTCGACACCGCCTTCTACCTGTCCCGCAACCCCGATCTCAACGGGATCGGCAGTGGGGCTCTCTCCCATTATCATCAGCATGGCTGGCGTGAAGGGCGCAAACCCAACGCTTATTTCGACCCGCATTGGTATCTTTCAACCAATCGCGACGTCGTGGGTGATCCGCTCTATCACTATATCTGCCACGGTGAACGCGAAGGCCGTCGTCCGATCTCTTGGTTCGACCCAGTTTGGTATGTCGCGACCTACGGCATCCCGCACGGTCAATCTCCTCTGGCGCATTATCTCGCCAATCGGCACGATCCGAATGTTCGGCCGTTTCCCGAATTCGATGCGGCGTTTTATTTAAAAACCTATCCTGACGTCGCTCAATCGGGCCTTGATCCGCTCGAACATTATATGATCCAGGGGTTCCGCGAGGTTCGCCGCCCATTCGATGGGTTCGATCCTGTCTTTTATCGCGAGCGCTATCTTCGTCATGCGCCAGACGTCAATCCACTAATACATTACGTTCAGCATCGGGACTATCCCGGTATTCATCCCTCCTTGCCTTTTGGCGAGACCACCATCCCGCGCGAAGTGCGCCGCCGCACTCAGCCTGGCCCGTTTTATGAGGACGCGCGCCCACTGCCCGATACCGCTATTCGTCGGGCGCGCGTTCTGGCCTACTATCTTCCGCAATTTCACGCCAATCCGGCCAATGATCGCTGGTGGGGCACAGGCTTTACGGAATGGACCAACATCGCCCGCGGCATGCCCCGGTTCGCGGACCATTACCAACCTCGCGTTCCGCGCGATCTTGGGCACTATACGTTGGACGATCCGGCCGTTCTTTCTCGCCAGGCTAAAATGGCGCGCGAAGCCGGAATCGAAGGGTTTGTTTTCTACTTTTACTGGTTCAACGGCTCGCGCCTTCTCGACTCCCCTTTGGAAATGCTACTTTCCCATCCGGAGATCAATCTTCCATTCTGCCTGATGTGGGCCAATGAAAATTGGAGCCGGCGCTGGGACGGCGGCGATGACGATATCCTCATCGCCCAGGATTATCGGGCGGAAGATGACGATGCTTTGATTGCTTGTTTCGCCCGGCATATGGCCGATCCGCGCTACATTCGCGTCGGTGATCGTCCTCTCCTGATGGTTTATCGGCCTGGCGCCATTCCTGACGCCGAGTCCAGCATTTTGCGCTGGCGTGCCCTGTTCAAAGAGAAGCATCAGATCGACCCGATTTTCGTCATGGGACAAGCTTTCGGCGATTCCAATCCGCGTCAATTCGGCATGGATGGCGCGATCGAATTTCCACCACACAAGCTGGTGGCCGATTGCCCTCTCATCAATGACCGCCTTCATATCTTAGACGATGATCTAACGGCTCAGGTCTACGACTACGCCGACATCGTCAAAAACGCCCTTTCTATGGAGCCAGTGGATTTCCCGCTTATCCGCACCGCAGCGCCGTCATGGGATAACGATGCGCGCCGCCAGGGCCATGGTCTCGTCCTGCATGGTTCAACGCCGCCGCTTTATGAGCATTGGGTCGCAGGCCTTGTCGATCAGGCACGAAAAAATCCGTTCTTCGGCGATCCGATCATTTGCATCAATGCTTGGAACGAATGGGCGGAAGGCGCTTATCTCGAACCGGATCAGCATTACGGCAGCGCTTATCTCAATGCCACGGGACGCGCCGCCACTGGTTTCGAACGCGGCATCGGCGATGGGCGTATTCTTCTGATCGGGCATGATGCCTTTCCCTCCGGCGCGCAAACCTTACTCCTCGCTATCGGAAAGCAACTCCGCGCCCGCCATGGCACGCAAATACTTTTTGTGTTGCTCGAAGGCGGCGCAATGCTGGAGGATTACCGCTCTTTCGCTCAGGTGGAAATTTTGCCGCCTGGGCAGAAAGCCACGAGAGAGCGGCTTGCCGTTCTCTATCGTGAGGGCTTCACCACGGCTCTTGTCAACAGCGCTGCCTCAAGTGCTCTAGCGCCCGATCTCCACGATGTCGGCATTGCCTTCACGTTACTTCAACATGAGTTACCCAGCCTTCTTCGGCAACGCGGCCTGCTGGCACCGCTAAAGGAAGCGCGGGCGCTCGCGCGCGAAACCATTGTTCCTTCGGTGGTTTTGACGCCTACCTTAACATCTGAATCTACCCCGATTATCCTGCCGCAGGGGCTTTACAGTCCTATCGCGTTTTCAGCCCAAACACGCCGCCAGATGCGCACACGGCTCGGTCTGAACGCGCATGATCGTCTCGTTGTCGGCGTGGGTTACGCCGATATGCGCAAGGGGTTCGATCTCTTCCTTCAGCTTTGGCAGCGTCTGCAAAGCCCCACCGCTATGCGTTCTCATCACGCTGTTCCTGTTACGCATTTCCTATGGCTCGGCGATATCGATCCTGGCCTGCGTGAAGGTTTACAACTCGATATCGATTACGCCATCTCCTGCGGCACTTTTCATATGCCTGGCCGTATCAAGGATATCGCACCCTATCTTTGCGCGGCCGATGTTTTCGCCCTTACTTCGCGAGAAGACCCCTACCCCTCCGTGGCGCTGGAAGCGCTTGCCTGCGGTCTGCCTTGCTGCGCCTTCGCCGGAACTGGCGGCATCCCCGAACTCCTGACGCAGATCAACCAAGACGGCGTTATCGAACATGGCGTGTCTTCCCTGGGTGATCTTTCTTCCATGGCGCGCCTTATTGCTGTCGCTGCACGAAAATCTTTAGCCCGCCCCGATGCGGAACGGCGTAAGGTCAGCCGCGCCATGGCGGGGCGTTTTTCGTTCTCCGATTACGTCAGCGCGCTGCATGGGTACCTGCTGCCTGACCTGCCCCGCATTTCCATCGTCGTGCCATCCTACAATTACGGGCAATATCTCGCCTCACGCCTAGCTTCTATTTTCTCGCAACAATTGCCAGTGTTCGAGATTATCGTCCTCGACGACGCCTCCGATGATGACAGTATTGCCGTCGCCGAGCGAACCAGCGCCGAGTGCCGTCGCGACATCCGTATTATCGGTGCGCGCCAACGCTCCGGCTCTGTGTTCCGGCAGTGGCACAAAGCCGTGGACCTTGCACGTGGCGAGTGGATTTGGATTGCGGAAGCGGATGATCTCTCCGAGTCTGCTCAGCTTTCCACCCTGTTCGATGCGCTTCGACAAGCATCCAACGCGGTCATGGCTTTTTGCGATAGCCGCAGTATCGACGAACAAGGCGTTACCCTCGCCAACAGCTATAAGCCTTATTGCGCCGAGAGTTGCGGCAATTTATTGAATGCGGACGGTTGCTATTCAGGGCAGGAATTCATTCGCCGCGCACTGAGCGAACGTAACCTTATCCTTAATGTCAGCAGCGCCGTTTTCGCCCGTAAGCCGCTTCAAGCCGCTCTGCGTCGTTGTGCGCATGAACTGAAAGCATTCAGTATCGCCGGAGATTGGCGTCTTTACGTCGAACTGCTCGACCAGCCGGACGCGGAACTCGTTTATGTGGCCGAACCGCTCAATATCCATCGGCGGCACAGCCAATCCGCCACACACCGGCTCGATTTGCAAAAACATCTCGCCGAAATTATCACGGTGCAGGATGAAATCGCCAAGCGCTTTGGCAACCCGTGCGAGATGAGAGATCGGCAACATGCTTATCGCCGCACGCTCATCCGCCAATTCGGTCTCGCGCCGCAGCCTGTGGCCGTGGAGCGAGAACTCGCGCTTACTTCTCCCTAA
- the metX gene encoding homoserine O-acetyltransferase MetX, with amino-acid sequence MSYARLEEGLTLECGSVLAPLDVAYRTYGQLSAARDNAILVCHALTGDQFLAEQHPVTGKPGWWSRMVGPGLPIDTDRFFVICTNVLGGCMGSTGPRSLQENGEPWGTDFPPITIRDMVRAQALLLNHLGIGRLFAAIGGSMGGMQVLQWVATYPERVFAAMPIATSPFHSAQNIAFNEVSRQAISADPEWHNGRYWDYGAVPARGLGVARMMAHITYLSEEALTRKFGRRVRRDPAIKGDTALEPASLFGEMFEVESYLRHQGSSFVRRFDANSYLTITRAMDYFDLSAEYDGDISAPFLGCKTRFCVVSFSSDWLFPTSQSRLLARALNRAGVNVSFVEIDSDRGHDAFLLDEPDFDRTMRGFINGAAEHAGLGKAG; translated from the coding sequence ATGAGTTATGCGCGCCTTGAGGAAGGGCTGACGCTAGAATGCGGTTCGGTTCTCGCGCCCCTGGATGTCGCTTATCGCACTTATGGCCAACTTTCGGCGGCACGGGACAATGCGATTTTAGTCTGCCATGCGCTGACGGGCGATCAGTTCCTGGCCGAGCAACACCCGGTGACGGGGAAGCCGGGTTGGTGGAGCCGGATGGTCGGTCCCGGCCTGCCGATCGACACCGATCGTTTCTTCGTCATCTGTACCAACGTTCTGGGCGGATGTATGGGCTCAACCGGGCCACGCAGCTTGCAGGAAAACGGCGAACCATGGGGAACCGATTTCCCCCCCATCACCATCCGTGACATGGTGCGCGCGCAGGCACTCCTGCTAAACCATCTCGGCATCGGGCGTTTATTCGCAGCGATCGGCGGTTCCATGGGGGGAATGCAGGTTCTGCAATGGGTCGCGACCTATCCCGAACGCGTTTTCGCAGCAATGCCGATTGCGACGTCGCCATTTCATTCCGCACAAAACATCGCTTTCAACGAAGTAAGCCGTCAGGCGATTTCCGCCGATCCGGAATGGCATAATGGCCGCTATTGGGATTATGGCGCCGTGCCCGCGCGCGGTCTGGGCGTTGCGCGCATGATGGCGCATATCACTTATCTTTCTGAGGAAGCCCTAACGCGCAAATTCGGCCGTAGGGTGCGTCGCGATCCGGCCATAAAAGGCGATACAGCGTTGGAACCGGCTTCTCTTTTCGGAGAAATGTTCGAGGTCGAAAGCTATTTGCGGCACCAGGGGTCGAGTTTCGTGCGGCGTTTCGATGCCAATTCCTATCTGACGATCACACGGGCGATGGATTATTTCGATCTCAGCGCGGAATATGATGGCGATATCTCAGCGCCGTTCCTGGGCTGCAAAACACGGTTTTGCGTGGTCTCTTTCAGTTCGGACTGGCTGTTCCCGACATCGCAATCCCGCCTCCTGGCGCGCGCGCTGAATCGGGCGGGGGTAAACGTCTCGTTCGTCGAGATCGACAGCGATCGTGGACATGACGCTTTCTTGCTGGATGAGCCGGATTTCGATCGGACGATGCGCGGATTCATCAATGGCGCCGCCGAGCACGCCGGGTTGGGGAAAGCAGGCTAA
- the metW gene encoding methionine biosynthesis protein MetW: MRLDQRLIAEMIAPKARVLDIGSGDGALIDYLFRTRNCDARGIEIDMKEVTRSVAHGLPVMHGDADHDLAHYPNGAFDYVVLQRTLQAVERPREVLRQMLRIGRYAIVSFPNFGHWRLRLQLLFSGRMPMNAVWHTPWYETPNIHPCTIRDFLTLCQEEGYIVDRWLAVDEAGERAPWRRSIRLANLFGEQALFLLSKR; the protein is encoded by the coding sequence ATGCGTTTGGATCAGCGTTTGATCGCGGAAATGATCGCGCCGAAAGCGCGGGTTTTGGATATTGGTAGCGGTGATGGTGCGTTGATCGACTATCTGTTCCGTACGCGGAATTGCGATGCGCGCGGTATCGAGATTGACATGAAGGAAGTAACGCGCTCCGTGGCGCATGGCCTTCCGGTGATGCACGGCGATGCCGACCATGATCTGGCGCATTACCCGAATGGGGCGTTCGATTACGTGGTCTTGCAGCGAACGCTTCAAGCAGTGGAACGACCGCGTGAAGTTTTGCGCCAGATGCTGCGGATCGGTCGTTATGCGATCGTGTCCTTCCCTAATTTCGGTCATTGGCGGCTACGGTTACAGTTGCTGTTTAGCGGTCGCATGCCGATGAATGCTGTATGGCATACGCCATGGTACGAAACGCCGAACATCCATCCTTGCACCATCAGGGATTTTCTGACGCTCTGTCAGGAGGAAGGTTACATCGTGGACCGCTGGCTCGCGGTGGACGAAGCTGGTGAGCGCGCGCCGTGGCGTCGGTCGATCCGGTTGGCGAATCTCTTCGGCGAGCAGGCGCTATTTCTTCTGAGCAAACGGTGA
- a CDS encoding THUMP domain-containing class I SAM-dependent RNA methyltransferase translates to MTKNEDFEIFLAAPPGLESVLCTEVGLKGFKHPKAVPGGVVTRGSWPDVWRANLWVRGASRVLARIVSFRVVHLAQLDDRARDVEWAKILRPDVPFRVEASCSASRIYHSGAAAERIENAIKQKLGAPVAPDAEIIVRVRIEHDICTISVDSSGVLLHRRGHKEAVNRAPLRETMASLFLRQCGYGGSEPVLDPMCGSGTFVIEAAEIAARLNPGRSRHFAFERLANFDEAAWAQMREAKSARIPSVRFYGRDRDVGAITMSRANAERAGISDYTDFQQGTISELTPPEGTPGLVIVNPPYGTRIGEKKKLAPLYRTLGRVLRERFTGWRVGMIAAEARLAEATELPFLPTSAPVPHGGLRVSLYRTEPLS, encoded by the coding sequence ATGACGAAAAACGAGGACTTCGAAATTTTTCTTGCGGCCCCGCCCGGCCTTGAATCCGTGCTTTGCACGGAAGTCGGGCTGAAGGGGTTCAAGCACCCTAAAGCCGTGCCGGGCGGCGTGGTGACGCGGGGTAGCTGGCCGGATGTATGGCGCGCCAATCTGTGGGTGCGTGGGGCAAGCCGCGTTCTCGCGCGCATTGTCTCATTTCGTGTCGTGCATCTGGCGCAACTCGACGACCGCGCGCGCGACGTGGAGTGGGCGAAAATCTTGCGCCCGGATGTGCCGTTCCGGGTGGAAGCCTCATGCTCCGCCTCACGAATTTACCATAGCGGCGCGGCGGCTGAGCGTATCGAAAACGCGATCAAGCAGAAGCTTGGCGCGCCAGTTGCGCCGGACGCGGAAATTATCGTTCGCGTTCGGATCGAACATGATATCTGCACGATCAGCGTCGATAGTTCCGGTGTGTTACTGCATCGGCGCGGCCATAAAGAGGCCGTCAATCGCGCGCCGTTGCGCGAGACCATGGCCTCGCTCTTTCTGCGCCAATGCGGTTATGGCGGCAGCGAACCGGTTCTGGACCCAATGTGCGGGTCCGGCACGTTCGTGATCGAAGCAGCGGAAATTGCGGCGCGACTCAATCCGGGCCGTTCGCGGCATTTCGCATTCGAACGCTTGGCTAATTTCGACGAGGCCGCATGGGCGCAAATGCGTGAGGCGAAGAGCGCGCGAATTCCTAGCGTTCGATTTTATGGCCGCGACCGCGATGTGGGCGCGATCACGATGAGCCGCGCCAATGCGGAACGTGCCGGGATTAGCGATTACACCGATTTTCAACAAGGAACGATCAGCGAGCTTACTCCGCCCGAAGGCACGCCGGGGTTAGTGATCGTCAATCCGCCTTACGGGACGCGGATTGGCGAGAAAAAGAAGCTGGCTCCGCTTTATCGAACGTTGGGCCGGGTGCTGCGCGAGCGCTTTACAGGATGGCGTGTCGGCATGATCGCGGCGGAAGCACGGCTGGCGGAGGCGACGGAATTGCCGTTTCTACCAACGAGCGCGCCGGTTCCACATGGCGGGCTGCGCGTTTCGCTGTATCGAACGGAGCCATTGAGTTGA
- a CDS encoding DEAD/DEAH box helicase, with translation MTTFAELKLAEPIQRALAEEGYTQPTPIQAGSIPHLLEGRDLLGLAQTGTGKTAAFALPILNHLLLNPRPARPKGPRALVLAPTRELAAQIDDSFKAYARHMKLRHAVIFGGVGQGRQVEAMRRGVDVLTAAPGRLLDLVGQCHIDLSALEILVLDEADRMLDMGFVRDIKRIVALLPKERQTLLFSATMPKTIQDLAHSLLRNPAKVEVTPPSSTVDRIRQAVMFVEAENKKAATLLLVDNPKVVRAVVFTLMKHEANKVAEYLNKNGIVSEAIHGNKSQGARERAMSGFRNGTVKVLVATDIAARGIDVDDVSHVFNYDLPNVPESYVHRIGRTARAGRDGWAVSLCDPEQRAWLRDIEKTIGKPVAVVTDHPYHSEAAQHSTMRPPVLGGGGRGRGGPRNGQRGGGGRPPSSPGGGQRGNNRRSGTRRVA, from the coding sequence ATGACCACTTTCGCCGAATTAAAGCTGGCAGAACCAATCCAACGTGCACTTGCGGAGGAAGGCTATACACAGCCCACGCCGATCCAGGCAGGTTCTATTCCTCATTTGCTTGAGGGACGCGATCTTTTAGGTCTGGCTCAGACTGGCACGGGAAAAACCGCCGCTTTTGCGCTGCCGATCCTCAATCATCTCCTGCTTAATCCGCGTCCCGCTCGCCCGAAAGGCCCACGTGCGCTCGTTCTGGCCCCGACGCGTGAATTAGCGGCGCAGATCGACGATAGCTTCAAAGCTTATGCGCGGCATATGAAGCTGCGCCATGCCGTTATCTTCGGCGGTGTCGGGCAGGGGCGACAGGTCGAGGCCATGAGACGCGGCGTCGATGTGCTGACAGCGGCACCTGGCCGTTTGCTGGACTTGGTGGGGCAATGCCATATCGATCTTTCAGCGCTAGAAATCCTGGTTTTGGATGAAGCAGACCGGATGTTGGATATGGGTTTCGTGCGCGATATCAAGCGTATCGTTGCGCTGCTCCCGAAAGAACGCCAGACGCTTCTGTTCTCGGCAACCATGCCGAAAACCATTCAGGATCTCGCGCACTCCTTGCTGCGCAATCCGGCGAAAGTAGAGGTTACGCCTCCATCTTCCACGGTGGACCGTATTCGGCAGGCCGTCATGTTTGTGGAAGCGGAAAACAAGAAAGCGGCGACGTTGCTGCTGGTGGATAATCCGAAAGTTGTGCGCGCGGTCGTTTTCACGTTGATGAAGCACGAAGCCAACAAGGTGGCGGAGTATCTCAACAAAAACGGTATCGTATCAGAAGCGATACACGGCAATAAATCGCAAGGCGCGCGCGAGCGGGCGATGAGCGGTTTCCGCAACGGAACCGTCAAGGTTCTCGTAGCGACGGATATCGCCGCGCGCGGTATCGACGTGGACGACGTAAGCCACGTTTTCAACTACGATCTTCCCAACGTGCCGGAAAGCTACGTGCACCGCATTGGCCGGACCGCACGCGCCGGACGCGATGGTTGGGCCGTCTCCCTGTGCGATCCCGAGCAGCGGGCGTGGCTGCGCGATATCGAAAAGACGATCGGTAAGCCGGTCGCGGTTGTGACGGATCATCCATATCATTCGGAAGCAGCGCAGCATTCGACAATGCGTCCGCCGGTTTTGGGTGGTGGAGGCCGAGGTCGCGGTGGGCCACGGAATGGACAGCGTGGCGGTGGCGGACGCCCGCCCTCATCGCCGGGTGGCGGACAACGCGGTAACAATCGCCGTTCCGGCACACGCCGCGTCGCGTAA
- a CDS encoding nitroreductase family protein: MTDILTAIAERRATKRFDPSYQIPDDELRSILNAAMHAPTAFNIQNWRFLVVRDPAQRTKIKEAAWNQPQIEEAAALIVMCADIKAWEKNPARYWDGVPEKMQQTYVGMIRNYYEGHEQVQRDEGMRSCGMAAYAIMMAAAAHGLQTCPMDGFDFKKVGEIINLPKDHEIVMFVAIGKRAGDPPPHGARLSFEETVRHDRFA, translated from the coding sequence ATGACGGACATTCTGACGGCGATCGCCGAGCGTCGCGCGACGAAGCGTTTCGACCCGTCCTACCAGATACCGGATGATGAACTGCGCTCGATTCTCAACGCGGCCATGCACGCGCCAACGGCGTTCAACATTCAAAACTGGCGTTTTCTCGTGGTGCGCGACCCGGCACAACGGACGAAGATTAAAGAAGCGGCATGGAACCAACCGCAGATCGAAGAAGCGGCAGCCCTGATCGTCATGTGCGCAGATATCAAGGCGTGGGAGAAAAACCCGGCGCGGTATTGGGACGGCGTGCCTGAAAAAATGCAGCAAACCTATGTCGGGATGATTCGGAACTATTACGAAGGCCATGAACAGGTTCAACGCGATGAAGGAATGCGGTCCTGCGGAATGGCGGCCTATGCCATCATGATGGCAGCAGCGGCACACGGGCTGCAAACCTGTCCAATGGATGGATTCGATTTTAAAAAAGTCGGCGAGATCATTAATTTACCGAAAGATCATGAAATCGTCATGTTCGTCGCTATCGGCAAAAGAGCCGGAGATCCGCCGCCGCATGGAGCGCGACTGTCGTTTGAAGAGACCGTGAGGCACGACCGTTTCGCCTAA
- the moaB gene encoding molybdenum cofactor biosynthesis protein B, protein MSKIDESRVFIPVRIAVLTVSDTRSLEEDASGQILVERIENAGHILADRALVRDDAAEIAAHLRRWIEDDQVDAVISTGGTGVTGRDVTPEAFEQVIEKPIPGFGELFRMLSYAKIGTSTIQSRALAGLAQGTYLFALPGSRGAVKDGWDDILRFQLDSRHVPCNFVELMPRLREK, encoded by the coding sequence ATGAGCAAGATTGATGAAAGCCGTGTTTTTATTCCGGTGCGCATTGCGGTTCTGACCGTCTCCGACACCCGAAGCCTGGAGGAGGACGCCTCGGGACAAATCCTGGTCGAGCGGATCGAAAATGCTGGGCATATTCTGGCGGATCGCGCGTTGGTGCGCGACGATGCGGCGGAGATTGCCGCACATTTGCGGCGCTGGATCGAGGACGATCAGGTAGATGCGGTCATCAGCACCGGCGGAACCGGCGTAACCGGGCGCGATGTAACGCCGGAAGCGTTCGAGCAGGTGATCGAGAAGCCCATTCCTGGTTTCGGCGAACTGTTCCGCATGTTGTCCTACGCCAAAATCGGCACCTCGACGATCCAATCCCGCGCGTTGGCGGGCCTGGCGCAAGGTACGTATCTTTTCGCGCTGCCCGGTTCACGCGGCGCGGTGAAGGACGGATGGGACGACATTCTACGCTTCCAACTCGATAGCCGTCATGTTCCATGCAATTTCGTAGAACTGATGCCGCGCCTTAGGGAGAAGTAA
- a CDS encoding BadF/BadG/BcrA/BcrD ATPase family protein, protein MRRVFAGVDGGGTGTRLRLTDESGTVLGVGQGGRANIATDPHVAWASICTALDQALARAELDEFSLHWAFGLAGAEVSEKRQLFLEMTPSDLPRPIVVTDAYTACLGAHDGKDGAIIVVGTGSVGYAIRSGADGVHTRRVGGWGFPQGDEGSGAWIGREVLAAMLRAHDGRRVPDALSKACWDYLQQEADPLAWGVNKRGGDFARLAPLAIRQAEEGCIEAQRLLSAAAREVEVLISALIDAPGFSDLPISGLGSLTSILMTYFDKSRKYLFKAPLGDAVDGALLLVHRAMNDRK, encoded by the coding sequence GTGAGGCGCGTTTTCGCTGGCGTCGATGGCGGCGGAACAGGCACCCGCCTTCGTTTAACAGACGAAAGCGGCACGGTTTTAGGCGTGGGCCAAGGAGGGCGCGCCAACATCGCAACCGATCCGCACGTTGCTTGGGCCTCTATTTGCACGGCACTGGATCAGGCTCTGGCTAGAGCAGAGTTAGACGAATTTTCTCTCCATTGGGCCTTCGGATTGGCCGGAGCCGAGGTCTCGGAAAAGCGGCAGCTTTTTTTGGAGATGACGCCGTCAGACCTTCCACGGCCTATCGTGGTTACAGATGCCTACACGGCTTGCCTTGGCGCGCATGATGGAAAAGACGGTGCCATCATCGTAGTCGGGACCGGCTCCGTTGGTTATGCGATTCGAAGCGGGGCCGATGGCGTTCACACCCGGCGCGTAGGCGGCTGGGGTTTTCCGCAAGGCGATGAAGGAAGCGGCGCCTGGATCGGGCGAGAAGTGCTGGCGGCGATGCTCCGAGCGCATGACGGACGGCGCGTGCCAGATGCCTTGAGCAAGGCCTGCTGGGACTATCTGCAACAAGAGGCGGACCCGCTTGCCTGGGGCGTCAACAAGCGGGGAGGTGATTTTGCACGCTTGGCACCGCTGGCGATTCGTCAGGCGGAAGAAGGATGCATCGAAGCGCAACGCTTGTTGAGCGCTGCCGCGCGGGAGGTCGAAGTTTTGATAAGCGCGCTTATCGATGCGCCGGGTTTCTCGGATTTGCCCATCAGTGGGCTTGGGAGTCTTACGTCGATTTTAATGACGTATTTCGATAAAAGTCGAAAATACCTCTTCAAAGCACCTCTTGGCGATGCTGTAGATGGTGCCTTGCTCCTGGTGCATCGCGCCATGAACGATCGAAAGTAA